In Edaphobacter aggregans, the sequence CCGCTAAATTCAGACCTCTATGTCGATACTCTCTCGAAGCGGCACCAGCGGCGATCCGGCATCCAAAGACATCCCGCTCTGGATGCTCTTCCCCCTCTTCTTCGTCCTCGTCTATCTCTCTCACATCACCCTCCTCCGCCTCCCCTACTTCTGGGACGAAGGCGGCTACTACATCCCCGCGGCCTGGGACTTCTTCCGCACCGGAACCCTCATCCCCCAGACCACCATGACCAACGCCCACCCCCCGCTGCCTTCCATCCTTCTCGCAGCCTGGTGGCACATCTCCGGCTACGTCGTCAGCGGAACCCGCACCCTCGTCTGTATGGTCACCGCGACCGCCCTCCTCGCCGTCTTCAAACTGGCCCGCTCTCTCACTACGACCACCATCGCCGCCGTCACTACCGTCCTCACCGCGATATACCCCATCTGGTTCACCCAAAGCACCCTCGCCCACGCCGACATCTTCGCCGCAGCCTTCACCCTCTGGGGCCTCGCCCTCTACCTCGACCCCAACGCCGACAACCAAATCCTAGCCGCAGCCATGTTCTCCTTCGCCGCCCTCTCGAAGGAAACCGCCATTGTCACCCCGGCAGCCTTGGCCCTCTGGGAAGCCGCCCTCTTCCTCCGCGACACCCCCCACCGCCGCACCCATGCAAAGTGGATCGCCGCCCTCCTCGCACCCATCCTCCCCCTCGTTGCCTGGTACGCCTACCACTTCCACAAAACCGGCTTCGTCTTCGGCAACCCCGAGTTCCTCCGCTACAACGCCACCGCAAACCTCGACGCCTACCGCATCCGCCTCTCCCTCTGGCACCGCCTCCTGCACCTCTTCACTCACATGAACATGTGGGTCCCCGTAGCCTGCACCCTCGCAATCCTCTTCATCCCCACCCCTAAAGAAAAATCCCGCTGGCCCCTCCCAAAACCAGCCCTCAAAGCCATCGCTGTAATCCTCATAGCCAACTGGATAGCCTTCTCCGTCCTCGGCGGAGCCCTCCTCACCCGCTATCTCCTCCCGATGTTCCCCCTGATCCTGCTCCTCTGCGTCGCCACATGGAGCAGCCGCCTCCCCCACTGGGGGGCCATTGCTGCCCTAAGCGCCGCAGCCTTCCTCGCCGGTATCTGGATCAACCCGCCCTACGCCTTCGCCCCCGAAGACAACCTCACCTACCGCGACATGATCGTCCTCCACCAGCAAGCCATCCACCTCATCGAGCGCCGCTACCCCCAGGCCACTGTCCTCACCGCCTGGCCCGCCACATCAGAACTAGCCCGCCCCGAACTCGGCTACACCCGCACCCCCATCAAGGTCACACCCATCGAAAACTTCGCCATCGACCAGATCCAGAAAGCCGCCGCCGACCCTGGCTCCTACGACACGGCCTTAATCTTCTCCACCAAGTGGGAGCCCGCCGCCAACCAGCTCAACCTCGGCAAGCCCAACGAATCCACCGACACAAAATACTTCGACTTCCACCACGACCTATCCCCCACCGAAGCCGCCGCCCTCCTCCACGGCGAAGTCATCTGGCAAGAGCGCCGCAAAGGCGAATGGGCCGCCGTCCTACGTTTCCCCCGCAGCGAAGAGGCCACCCTCACCCACCCATAGCTTCCCCTGCCCAGCCAATTGCAGTGGCTGTTGCAGTTCTTGTTTGTCATCCCGCGGGATCTGCTTTTGCCGTTGCATTTGTAGTTGCCGTTGCATCTAGGTACCCCCAAGGCCTCAGCCCCTGGGTATGCCTTCCTGTCCCGCCCAAAACCTTGTCAAGCCCCCACCCACGTATCTAGCACATTCCAAAGCACATCATCGTGCCTAATCATTCCCCTCCACCCGCTAAAATAGAACTAGACACAAAAGAGCCCCTCAGGCGAAAGCCGGGGGCTCTTCGCATTTAACCCACAGACCAGAAGTCCAGACCTAAACCATTTCTTTCGAATACTTTGAGACCTTACGTCCACCAGGGGGGAGTACCCATCATGACCGAACCAAAACGCTACCAATGCCGCCACATCTTCACCGACGGCCACCGCTGCGGTAGCCCATGCCTGCGCCACGAAGACTTCTGCTACTACCACCACACCACCCGCCGCCCAGTCCAGGACCCGCGCAACCGCCAAGCCCGCACCGCCCTCTTCGACCTCCCCATGCCCGAAGACCGCGCCGCCATCCAACTCTCCATCGGCGAAATC encodes:
- a CDS encoding ArnT family glycosyltransferase, with the translated sequence MSILSRSGTSGDPASKDIPLWMLFPLFFVLVYLSHITLLRLPYFWDEGGYYIPAAWDFFRTGTLIPQTTMTNAHPPLPSILLAAWWHISGYVVSGTRTLVCMVTATALLAVFKLARSLTTTTIAAVTTVLTAIYPIWFTQSTLAHADIFAAAFTLWGLALYLDPNADNQILAAAMFSFAALSKETAIVTPAALALWEAALFLRDTPHRRTHAKWIAALLAPILPLVAWYAYHFHKTGFVFGNPEFLRYNATANLDAYRIRLSLWHRLLHLFTHMNMWVPVACTLAILFIPTPKEKSRWPLPKPALKAIAVILIANWIAFSVLGGALLTRYLLPMFPLILLLCVATWSSRLPHWGAIAALSAAAFLAGIWINPPYAFAPEDNLTYRDMIVLHQQAIHLIERRYPQATVLTAWPATSELARPELGYTRTPIKVTPIENFAIDQIQKAAADPGSYDTALIFSTKWEPAANQLNLGKPNESTDTKYFDFHHDLSPTEAAALLHGEVIWQERRKGEWAAVLRFPRSEEATLTHP